TTACATGTTTAAAAAGATAATAACCAATAATCACGACGGTGGCCGACAACATGCAGTATGCGTAACCCCTGATCAGTCCGTTATGGGCTCTTCTCAACTCGCTTGAGAGACCGACAAAAAACCGGGCGAACCCGTTGACGATCCCGTCGATAAACTTGGAGTCGAATACAAAACCCAGATAATCAGAGGACTTTATAACTCCTCTGGAAAACCAGGTGTTATAGATGTTGGTCAGGTAATTTTCGTAAATCGTCAGGGGCTTGTTGGCAAACCACATGAAGACCCGGCTGCCTTTCCGGTAGAACCAGTCGGTGTCCGCGCTGATGGTCGGCTCGGGATCCAGTTTTTTGAGGAGCATGAAGAATCCCAGGCCGGTAAAGAGCAGGATGCCCAGTGCACTGGTGACGTGATCCCCGGTGTAGGGCTCAAAATGAACCGGGAAGGGCAGCAGGTGATAGAGCGGGCCGGGCAGCACGCCGATGCCGATGCAGAGGAAGGCGGCCATGCCCATGGCGATCAGCATGTTCAGCGGCGGTTCCTTGGTGCGGATACCGGAGTCCTTCCCGAAGAACATGTAGTAGGGAAGTTTCAGGCCGGTATGCAGAAACGTTCCGGCGGACGCCAGGGTCAGCAGCAGGGCCACCGCCGGCCGGTGATCGTGAGCGGCTCCGGAGACGACCATTGACTTGGTTACAAAACCGCTGAACAACGGAAACGCGGAAATCGCGAACCCGCCGATCATGTAAAGGGTGAGCGTAATCGGCATGGTTTTGTAAAGTCCGCCCAGTTCGGTGAGCTTGCGTTTGCCGGTCATGTAAATAACCGAACCCGCGCCCATGAACAGCAGTCCTTTGTACAGAATATGGGCGAAAGCGTGAGAGACGGAACCGTTGAGCGACATGTCGGTGCCGATGCCGACCCCGGCGACCATGTAGCCCACCTGGCTGATGATGTGATAGGCCAGAAGGCGCCGGCAGTCGTTTTCAAGCACGGCATAGACAACGCCGTACAGGGCCATGATCGTTCCCATATAGACCAGCAGCTCGGTTCCCGGAAAAACCCTGACCAGAACATAAACGGCCGTCTTGGTGGTAAAGGCCGACATGAAGACGGAGCCGGTGACCGTTCCTTCCGGATAGGCGTCCGTCAGCCAGGCATGCAGCGGGGGAACGGCGGCGTTTAAAATAACCCCGACCAGGATCAAATAGAAGGCGAAGGAGCCGTCCTGGGGAAGAGGCCCGACGGCGATTGATTGTGTCTGAATGGAGTGGATAATGATGCCGCCCAGCAGACAGACACCGCCGAAGATGTGGACCAGGATGTATCGATAACCGGCCTCGGTAGCCGCTTTTTCACGTTTGGCAAAGATCAGATAGGCGGAGGCGAACGCCATCAGTTCCCAGAAGATAAACAGGGAAAAGAAATCGCCGGCGAAGGTGACACCCAGCGATCCGGCGATATAAAGGTAGGCCGACACATGCTGACCGGAATCCTTGACATGCAGGGCGTAAACCATGCCGATGCAGGACATGATGCTGAAAACCCAGGCAAATACCGTGCTGAGCTTGTCGACTTTCCCGAACAGAAGCTGATTGTCAAGAAAGTTAACGCCCCAGAAGGATCCCTGCGTCATGGAGTACACGGACAGTACCGCCAGCACGGGAATCGTCAAAAGCCAGATCTGCTGCAGTTTCCCCCGCAGGAAGGGAATGACGCACGCCCCCAGAATAAATAATATTGATGGATGAACCCAATCAATCATAATAATCCTCTTTTTTCATTATACCGCCCTGGTGTCCGATGAACTTGGAAATGATGATGATCAGAACGCAGGATATAAAACCGTAGAAGGCGCCCCATCCGGGGATTTTGTCCCAGATGTAGATGGCGTGCTCACGGTGGACAAAGAAATCGGAGATAAACGTCACCACCAGGGCCACGTAGCCGATTTTCTTCAGCTTTCCCGCATTCTTGGAATCGCCGATAAAGTTGACAATTTTACCAATCACTTGATGACCTCCTTTGCCAGACCCAGGAAATAATCCGGATAAATACCGATGACGATGGACAGAATCGCGGTGATCACCAGGGGGACCACGACCATGGGAATCTCTCTGGCCTCCGTATGATGTCCACCATCGTGTCCGTGATCATGACCATGATCGTCGTGATCGTGATGAGGTTCTTCGGGAGCCTTTTCGAAAAAGGCCTTGTAGGTAATGGGCAGAAAGTAGGCCGCGTTGAGAACCGTGCTGACCAGAAGAACGATCAGAATGGGGATCTCCTTCGCCTGGATGGAGCCGAGGGCCAGGTACCATTTACTGACGAAGCCGGCCACCGGCGGCACGCCGATCATGCTCAGGGAGGCGATGAAAAAACAGGCCATGGTCCAGGGCATTTTCTTCCCGATTCCGGAAAGCTGGCTGATTTCCGTCTTATGGGCGCTGGTATACAGGGAACCGGCGCAGAAGAACAGGGTGATTTTTGAGAAAGCGTGGTTGGCGATATGGACAATACCGCCGATCATGCTGTAGGGGGTCAGCAGGACCGCTCCTAAAATAACGTAGGACAACTGGCTGATGGTGGAATATGCCAGCCGGGCCTTGAGGTTGTCCTTGGTCAGGGCGATGATGCTTCCCATCATGATCGTGAATGAAACCACATAGGCGGCGGTAATCCCGAGATCCATCCGGGTCATGAAATCCACGCCGTAGATGTGGAAAACAACCCGGAGAACCGAAAACACGCCGACTTTCACGACCGCCACCGCGTGCAGCAGCGAACTGACGGGCGTCGGCGCCACCATGGCGGACGGCAGCCAGTTATGGAAGGGCATGACGCCGGCTTTGCCGAAACCGAAAACAAAGAAGAAGAAGGTGATGAAGAGCAGGGTCGATCCCTGAACGCCCTGCAGCAGGCCGCCGCTGACAAAGTCGGTGGTTCCCGTCACCATGTAGATGATGACGATTCCGGAAAGCAGCAGCGTTTTGGACAGGCCCAGCAGATACAGGAAATATTTTCTGGCGCCTTCCTGGGCCTCCGGCGTTTCCTTGTGCCCGACCAGGGGCACCGTGGCCAGGCTCAGTATTTCGTAAAAGAAGAACAGGGTGATCAGGTTAGCCGAGAAGGCCACGCCGATAGTCGCCGAGAGGCTGACCGCGAAACAGGTAAAGTACCGGGTCTGGGCATGCTCATGGTTGCTCCGCATGTAACCGACGGAGTAGAAGGTGGTGATGACCCAGAGAAAAGACGAGACGGTCGCGAACAGAAGCCCGAGGGCGTCCACTCTTAATTTCAGTTCGATCCCCTGGTAAAACGTGACCAGCGCGAACTCGATCGTCTGCCCGGAAAAGACGACCGGGACCATGGACAGCACGATGCCGAGCTTGATCAGCCCCGCCAGTACCGACCAGAACTCCCTCAAGTTGGGACGATCGCCCGTCTTGAAGATCAGAAAGGCCGCGATCAGAGATGAAAGAACCGCCAGAAGAGGTTTGATGGAAACTATTGTCTGCACCGTATGCTATCCTTTCATCAAATTAATCTCATCGACGTTGACGGTCGATTTGTTTCGGAAAAGGGAGATAATGATGGCCAGCCCGACGGCGGCTTCAGCGGCGGCAACCGTCATGATCATGAACACGAACACATGCCCGTTCATGTCGTTTAAAAAACTGGAGAAGGCAATGAAGGTCAGGTTGACCGAATTGAGCATCAGTTCAATGCACATGTAAATGATCAGGGCGTTTTTCTGGGTGAATACGCCCACGGCGCCGATGGAGAAGAGTACCGCCCCTAAAATCAAGTAGTAGTGTAATGAGATCATTTTTTTGTCTGACGACCGGCGGGCATGATCCGCTCAGTCATCAATCCTCCTTTTGGCAAGAATTACCGCCCCCACGATTGCCGCCAGCAGTAAAATCGAGGCAATCTCAAAAGGCAGCAGAAAATCGGTAAACAGCACCAGGGCGACTCCCCGGACGGTCCCGAAAAGGTCTTCCCCGCCCGCCCGGACCAGTTCCGGATCCACTGACGCCAGGTCGGCGACCAGGATGAACAGGAATCCGACCACCAGGATACCGCCCAGCTGCGCGAGAACGCGGCTTCCCATCGCCCGGCCTTCCTTTTCCTGAACGTTCAGCAGCATGATGACGAACAGGAACAGGACCATGATGGCACCGGCGTAGACAATGATCTGGAGGGCGGCGATCAGGTGGGCGTTAAGCAGCACGTAAATCCCGGCCAGGCAGAA
This sequence is a window from Thermodesulfobacteriota bacterium. Protein-coding genes within it:
- a CDS encoding Na(+)/H(+) antiporter subunit D; amino-acid sequence: MIDWVHPSILFILGACVIPFLRGKLQQIWLLTIPVLAVLSVYSMTQGSFWGVNFLDNQLLFGKVDKLSTVFAWVFSIMSCIGMVYALHVKDSGQHVSAYLYIAGSLGVTFAGDFFSLFIFWELMAFASAYLIFAKREKAATEAGYRYILVHIFGGVCLLGGIIIHSIQTQSIAVGPLPQDGSFAFYLILVGVILNAAVPPLHAWLTDAYPEGTVTGSVFMSAFTTKTAVYVLVRVFPGTELLVYMGTIMALYGVVYAVLENDCRRLLAYHIISQVGYMVAGVGIGTDMSLNGSVSHAFAHILYKGLLFMGAGSVIYMTGKRKLTELGGLYKTMPITLTLYMIGGFAISAFPLFSGFVTKSMVVSGAAHDHRPAVALLLTLASAGTFLHTGLKLPYYMFFGKDSGIRTKEPPLNMLIAMGMAAFLCIGIGVLPGPLYHLLPFPVHFEPYTGDHVTSALGILLFTGLGFFMLLKKLDPEPTISADTDWFYRKGSRVFMWFANKPLTIYENYLTNIYNTWFSRGVIKSSDYLGFVFDSKFIDGIVNGFARFFVGLSSELRRAHNGLIRGYAYCMLSATVVIIGYYLFKHVM
- a CDS encoding monovalent cation/H+ antiporter subunit D family protein, whose product is MQTIVSIKPLLAVLSSLIAAFLIFKTGDRPNLREFWSVLAGLIKLGIVLSMVPVVFSGQTIEFALVTFYQGIELKLRVDALGLLFATVSSFLWVITTFYSVGYMRSNHEHAQTRYFTCFAVSLSATIGVAFSANLITLFFFYEILSLATVPLVGHKETPEAQEGARKYFLYLLGLSKTLLLSGIVIIYMVTGTTDFVSGGLLQGVQGSTLLFITFFFFVFGFGKAGVMPFHNWLPSAMVAPTPVSSLLHAVAVVKVGVFSVLRVVFHIYGVDFMTRMDLGITAAYVVSFTIMMGSIIALTKDNLKARLAYSTISQLSYVILGAVLLTPYSMIGGIVHIANHAFSKITLFFCAGSLYTSAHKTEISQLSGIGKKMPWTMACFFIASLSMIGVPPVAGFVSKWYLALGSIQAKEIPILIVLLVSTVLNAAYFLPITYKAFFEKAPEEPHHDHDDHGHDHGHDGGHHTEAREIPMVVVPLVITAILSIVIGIYPDYFLGLAKEVIK
- the nuoK gene encoding NADH-quinone oxidoreductase subunit NuoK; protein product: MISLHYYLILGAVLFSIGAVGVFTQKNALIIYMCIELMLNSVNLTFIAFSSFLNDMNGHVFVFMIMTVAAAEAAVGLAIIISLFRNKSTVNVDEINLMKG
- a CDS encoding NADH-quinone oxidoreductase subunit J is translated as MQLLMFILFSFGAVVSALLMVTSKKPVSAAMNLIFTMFCLAGIYVLLNAHLIAALQIIVYAGAIMVLFLFVIMLLNVQEKEGRAMGSRVLAQLGGILVVGFLFILVADLASVDPELVRAGGEDLFGTVRGVALVLFTDFLLPFEIASILLLAAIVGAVILAKRRIDD